The Psychromonas sp. MME1 genome window below encodes:
- the rlmF gene encoding 23S rRNA (adenine(1618)-N(6))-methyltransferase RlmF translates to MKNKQQIEKGRLHPRNLHSQGYDFKKLCTISPALTEFVIRNPDGRDTIDFANSNAVLALNQALLKCFYHVDFWQIPTGYLSPPIPGRADYIHYLADLLAECNNGIVPTGKQIKVLDIGSGANCIYPILGSQLYGWSFRGSDIDSLAVKTANLIVTSNPQLSPFVKLVLQKNKNAIFDGIIKKQDRFALTMCNPPFHASKAEAMASNARKVNNLSKDKKTVDVSLNFAGQDNELYCDGGEIAFLKEMVRESKNYAEQVVWFTSLVSKSENIAVLKKYLLKMGAIQVRVINMSQGQKISRLIAWSFLSEVNLQLN, encoded by the coding sequence ATGAAAAATAAACAACAGATTGAAAAAGGTAGGCTACATCCAAGAAATTTACACTCACAAGGGTATGATTTTAAAAAGCTATGCACTATTAGTCCTGCGTTAACGGAGTTTGTTATTCGCAATCCAGATGGTCGTGATACTATCGATTTTGCTAATTCTAATGCGGTGTTAGCTCTTAACCAAGCGCTATTAAAGTGTTTTTATCATGTTGATTTTTGGCAAATACCGACCGGATATTTATCTCCTCCTATTCCTGGTCGTGCCGATTATATTCATTATCTTGCTGATTTATTGGCAGAGTGCAATAACGGCATTGTGCCAACAGGGAAGCAGATCAAAGTTCTTGATATAGGCAGTGGTGCCAATTGTATTTATCCTATTCTTGGTAGCCAACTCTATGGCTGGTCATTTCGTGGCAGTGATATCGATTCGTTAGCCGTTAAAACAGCTAATTTAATCGTCACCTCAAACCCACAATTATCACCCTTTGTGAAGTTAGTTTTACAGAAAAATAAAAATGCAATTTTCGATGGTATTATTAAAAAACAAGATCGCTTTGCATTAACGATGTGTAACCCACCATTTCATGCCTCTAAAGCCGAGGCAATGGCGAGTAATGCAAGAAAGGTCAATAATTTAAGTAAAGATAAAAAAACAGTTGATGTATCGCTTAATTTTGCAGGGCAAGATAATGAGTTATACTGTGATGGCGGTGAAATTGCATTTTTGAAAGAGATGGTTCGTGAAAGCAAAAATTATGCAGAACAGGTTGTTTGGTTTACTAGCCTTGTTTCCAAGTCTGAAAATATTGCTGTACTTAAAAAATATCTGCTAAAAATGGGTGCGATCCAAGTTAGAGTGATTAACATGTCTCAAGGGCAAAAAATAAGTCGTTTGATAGCATGGAGCTTTTTATCTGAAGTAAATCTACAGTTAAATTGA
- a CDS encoding GGDEF domain-containing protein, translated as MLSNKLQINKKIVIDILLITLLNLFFGFLFSSIDILKLVQDYAINYPSSRLHIIIPLTITLLMSGFFFVLRRWHDSTNLNKLANQRVTNDGLTKLYNRRTMESKIQEEWWRFVRYKQPFCLMLLDIDDFRAINDNFGHRDADRLIVEIADKLVKNVRQTDFCSRWSGTEFLILCPVSEVSAMHLVAERVRTDIYGLLKDGVELSVSIGISEADLDKSLEELIKNVEFAIYKAKKIGGNTVVAY; from the coding sequence ATGCTTAGTAATAAACTGCAAATTAATAAAAAAATAGTAATAGATATCCTGCTTATTACTTTGTTAAACCTCTTTTTCGGTTTTTTATTTTCATCAATAGATATACTCAAATTGGTGCAAGATTATGCCATTAATTATCCGAGTTCTCGCCTGCATATTATTATTCCATTAACTATTACGCTATTAATGAGTGGCTTTTTTTTTGTTCTTCGTCGTTGGCATGATAGTACTAACCTGAATAAATTAGCTAATCAACGTGTAACTAATGACGGTTTAACTAAGCTATACAATCGCCGTACAATGGAGTCAAAAATACAGGAAGAGTGGTGGCGTTTTGTTCGTTATAAGCAGCCCTTTTGTTTGATGCTACTCGATATTGATGATTTTAGAGCGATTAATGATAACTTCGGTCATCGAGATGCGGATCGTCTGATTGTTGAGATTGCCGATAAATTAGTTAAAAATGTCCGCCAGACAGATTTTTGTTCTCGTTGGAGTGGTACTGAATTTTTGATTCTGTGCCCGGTCAGTGAAGTAAGTGCGATGCATTTGGTCGCAGAAAGAGTGCGTACAGATATTTATGGTTTATTAAAGGATGGTGTGGAATTGAGTGTCAGTATTGGCATTTCTGAAGCAGATTTGGATAAATCGCTTGAAGAGTTAATTAAGAATGTTGAATTTGCTATTTATAAAGCTAAAAAAATTGGTGGTAATACCGTTGTTGCTTATTAA
- the serA gene encoding phosphoglycerate dehydrogenase — translation MTKFSLSKDKIKVLLLEGLHHSAVDTFTQAGYTNVESIKTSLSEEELIEKIKDVHFIGIRSRSNINAKVLEAADKLVGIGCFCIGTNQVDLDAAQKKGIVVFNAPFSNTRSVAELVLGQALLLLRGIPERNAKAHRGEWDKSANGSYEARGKNLGIIGYGHIGTQFGILAENLGFKVSFYDIENKLTLGNATQVATLDELLAQSDVISLHVPELDSTKNMMGAKEFAKMKDGAIFMNAARGTVVDIPALCDALKSKKISGAAVDVFPIEPKSNNEEFESPLREFDNVILTPHVGGSTQEAQENIGYEVAGKLVKYSDNGSTLSSKNFPEVSLPLHKGASRLLHVHQNQPGILTKINLAFAESNINIAAQYLQTNENIGYVVIDVNSEDAQVALDKLKEIQGTIRARLLN, via the coding sequence ATGACTAAGTTTTCACTCAGTAAAGATAAAATTAAAGTTCTACTGCTTGAAGGATTACACCACAGCGCAGTCGATACATTCACCCAAGCGGGCTACACGAACGTTGAATCGATTAAAACCTCATTAAGCGAAGAAGAGCTAATAGAAAAAATAAAAGATGTTCATTTTATTGGTATTCGCTCACGCAGTAACATTAATGCAAAGGTTCTCGAAGCTGCGGATAAATTAGTCGGAATTGGTTGTTTCTGTATCGGAACCAACCAAGTTGATTTAGATGCCGCGCAAAAAAAAGGGATTGTAGTATTTAATGCCCCATTTTCAAATACACGCAGTGTAGCTGAATTAGTCCTAGGACAAGCATTACTATTGTTACGCGGCATACCAGAGCGTAATGCTAAAGCGCATCGAGGTGAATGGGATAAATCAGCAAATGGTTCCTATGAAGCACGCGGTAAAAATTTAGGCATTATTGGTTATGGCCATATTGGCACACAATTTGGTATTTTAGCTGAAAACTTAGGTTTTAAAGTCTCTTTTTACGATATTGAAAATAAATTAACACTTGGTAATGCAACACAAGTTGCGACATTAGATGAATTATTAGCACAATCTGATGTGATAAGCCTACATGTACCAGAACTTGATTCAACTAAAAACATGATGGGTGCAAAAGAGTTCGCAAAAATGAAAGATGGTGCGATTTTCATGAATGCAGCACGCGGTACTGTGGTTGATATTCCAGCGTTATGTGATGCACTAAAAAGCAAAAAGATTTCTGGCGCGGCAGTGGATGTTTTTCCGATTGAACCAAAATCAAATAATGAAGAATTTGAATCGCCATTACGCGAATTTGATAACGTCATCCTAACGCCACACGTTGGTGGTAGCACGCAGGAAGCACAGGAAAATATTGGTTATGAAGTCGCAGGGAAATTAGTTAAATACTCTGACAATGGCTCGACTCTATCTTCTAAAAACTTCCCTGAAGTTTCATTACCTCTGCATAAGGGCGCGAGTCGTTTATTACACGTTCACCAAAACCAACCGGGTATCTTAACTAAGATCAACTTGGCCTTTGCAGAAAGCAATATCAACATTGCCGCGCAATATCTACAAACAAATGAAAATATTGGTTATGTGGTTATTGATGTAAACAGTGAAGATGCACAGGTAGCATTAGACAAGTTAAAAGAGATCCAAGGCACTATCCGCGCACGTTTGCTTAACTAA
- the rpiA gene encoding ribose-5-phosphate isomerase RpiA: protein MTQDEMKKAAAYAALQYVEKDSIVGVGTGSTVNHFIDALATIKYDIKGAVSSSIASTEKLKAYGIDVFELNEISELSIYVDGADEINPYNHMIKGGGAALTREKIVAAVADNFICIVDNTKNVDVLGEFPLPVEVIPMARSYVARELVKLGGDPVYRQGVVTDNGNVILDVYNMKIAEPLKLEAQINAIVGVVTNGLFAARGADVVLVGTPEGVKTLK from the coding sequence ATGACACAGGATGAAATGAAAAAGGCGGCAGCCTATGCAGCATTACAATATGTAGAAAAGGATTCGATCGTTGGTGTTGGTACAGGCTCAACAGTTAATCATTTTATTGATGCACTAGCGACCATCAAATATGACATTAAGGGAGCCGTATCAAGCTCTATCGCATCAACTGAAAAATTAAAAGCTTACGGTATTGATGTGTTTGAACTTAACGAGATATCTGAATTAAGTATTTATGTTGATGGCGCAGATGAAATAAACCCATATAACCACATGATTAAGGGTGGTGGTGCAGCATTAACGCGTGAAAAAATCGTTGCCGCGGTTGCCGATAACTTTATCTGTATTGTTGATAATACTAAAAATGTAGATGTATTAGGGGAATTTCCACTCCCAGTAGAAGTGATCCCAATGGCACGTAGCTATGTAGCACGAGAGTTAGTTAAATTAGGCGGCGACCCTGTCTACCGCCAAGGTGTAGTAACTGATAATGGCAATGTTATTTTAGATGTATATAACATGAAAATTGCCGAGCCACTTAAACTTGAAGCACAAATCAATGCTATCGTTGGTGTCGTCACCAATGGTCTATTTGCAGCTCGTGGCGCAGATGTTGTTTTGGTCGGCACGCCAGAGGGCGTAAAAACTTTAAAATAA
- a CDS encoding 5-formyltetrahydrofolate cyclo-ligase, with product MKNSIETQNIMQARTEIRTQMRHARRNLPSLQQQDDANKLLARLIKHERITQATKIAISLANDGEIDTQPFIQWCWENHKQLYLPVVHPFSQGHLLFLAYSETSEMVLNRYGIYEPKLDQLNACPVKELELIFTPLVAFDLKGNRIGMGGGYYDRTLAPWFKNQSGPYPIGLAHDCQKAATIPTLEWDVPLPEIITPSNHFKW from the coding sequence ATGAAAAATTCAATTGAAACGCAAAACATAATGCAAGCGCGGACAGAAATACGAACGCAGATGCGCCATGCCCGCCGTAATTTACCTTCATTACAACAACAAGATGATGCTAATAAATTGCTTGCACGCTTGATTAAACATGAACGGATCACGCAAGCCACTAAAATTGCAATATCACTGGCCAATGATGGTGAAATAGATACGCAACCATTTATACAATGGTGCTGGGAAAATCATAAACAACTCTATTTACCAGTAGTCCACCCTTTTAGTCAGGGACATCTGCTTTTTTTAGCCTATAGTGAAACGTCTGAAATGGTGCTTAATCGCTATGGCATTTATGAACCTAAATTAGATCAATTAAACGCCTGTCCTGTAAAAGAATTAGAGCTGATATTTACTCCCTTAGTCGCCTTTGACCTTAAAGGTAATCGCATTGGCATGGGTGGCGGGTATTACGACCGCACACTCGCACCTTGGTTTAAAAATCAAAGTGGCCCTTACCCCATTGGTCTTGCCCATGACTGCCAAAAAGCAGCGACTATACCTACACTTGAATGGGATGTACCACTGCCTGAGATTATCACTCCAAGTAACCATTTCAAATGGTAA
- a CDS encoding cell division protein ZapA yields the protein MANVEISILGQQYKIACPDGQEETLHNTVEQFNEKLKSIKANARALRSEQLIVMAALNFCHELNSEKAKNKQQMEQLNSRIQTLQESIESALQPLDKNRKHD from the coding sequence ATGGCAAATGTTGAGATATCAATTTTAGGACAGCAGTACAAAATTGCATGCCCTGATGGACAAGAAGAAACCTTACACAACACGGTTGAACAATTTAACGAAAAATTAAAAAGCATTAAAGCGAATGCCCGCGCGTTACGTAGTGAGCAATTAATTGTGATGGCCGCTTTAAATTTTTGCCATGAACTTAACAGTGAAAAAGCAAAAAACAAACAACAAATGGAACAGCTCAATAGTCGAATTCAAACACTGCAAGAGTCAATAGAGAGTGCATTGCAACCATTGGATAAAAATAGAAAACACGATTAA
- a CDS encoding UPF0149 family protein: MSKVSLPSLKKINQVFAAADLFTNASEAHGVLSGLVCGGVKLDDESWRSHFNDVVNEGMGLPHEVKKMVESIYLQVVKQITDDGLGFRLLLPSDNVPLDERAEAMAQWAQGFLVGFGLVQQALNQASDEVQEVIRDISDISQVSLDFSQEDEESEIAFSEIVEYLRIGAMLCFDTFSRQPIKPISKTLH; this comes from the coding sequence ATGAGTAAAGTATCATTACCAAGTTTAAAAAAAATAAATCAGGTATTTGCTGCTGCAGATTTATTTACAAATGCATCGGAAGCCCATGGTGTTTTATCTGGGTTGGTTTGTGGTGGTGTGAAACTGGACGATGAAAGTTGGCGTTCGCATTTTAATGATGTGGTTAACGAGGGAATGGGCTTGCCACATGAGGTAAAAAAAATGGTTGAGTCGATTTATCTGCAAGTCGTAAAGCAGATTACTGATGATGGCTTAGGTTTTAGGTTATTATTACCCAGTGATAATGTTCCCCTTGATGAGCGAGCTGAAGCGATGGCGCAGTGGGCGCAAGGGTTTCTCGTCGGGTTTGGCTTGGTCCAGCAAGCCCTTAATCAAGCCTCTGATGAGGTGCAAGAGGTAATTAGAGATATTAGCGATATTTCACAAGTCTCACTGGATTTTTCCCAAGAAGATGAAGAATCAGAGATCGCTTTTTCTGAAATTGTTGAATATTTACGTATCGGTGCGATGCTCTGTTTTGATACATTCTCGCGTCAACCCATTAAACCTATTTCTAAAACACTCCACTAA
- the pepP gene encoding Xaa-Pro aminopeptidase, which translates to MSEFQERRARYLAQMSDNSMAIFPAAAEQLRNNDCEYPFRQNSDFYYLTGFNEPDAYLLLIKKSEANQAILFNRKKDKSAEIWHGYRLGQSAAVSDLGFDSAYEVNEFEHHLQALMNGLSGLYFPMFQDTQLYDTLSGVVNHLRAGARRGSVAPVAFFDSLAILHEMRLFKSELEIELLSEAAEISASGHIRAMQSCHPGMWEYQLQAEIEHEFAMQGSPQQSYNSIVAGGHHACVLHYTENNKQLHNGDLVLIDAGAEYQNYAGDITRTFPVNGVFSEQQATLYQLVLDTQISAISQLKPGVAMADVNKHAIRLLVDGLLELGLLQGESEQLIKDEAYKAFYMHGIGHYIGLDVHDVGSYGSLEAPRPLEAGMVVTIEPGLYVSLDAEVDDCWKGIGIRIEDDVLITAHGAQVLTASVPKDINEIEALMAANKKGKK; encoded by the coding sequence ATGAGTGAATTTCAAGAGCGAAGAGCGCGTTATTTAGCTCAAATGAGCGATAATAGTATGGCTATTTTTCCTGCTGCGGCTGAGCAGCTACGTAATAATGACTGTGAGTACCCGTTTCGACAAAATAGTGATTTTTATTATTTAACAGGATTTAATGAACCTGATGCCTACCTATTACTGATTAAGAAAAGCGAAGCAAACCAAGCAATTCTTTTTAATCGTAAAAAAGATAAAAGTGCTGAAATTTGGCATGGCTATCGACTTGGGCAAAGTGCAGCCGTGAGTGATCTTGGCTTTGATAGTGCCTATGAAGTCAATGAATTTGAACATCACTTACAAGCGTTGATGAATGGCTTGTCAGGCCTCTATTTCCCGATGTTTCAAGATACTCAATTGTATGACACCTTGAGTGGTGTGGTTAACCATTTACGAGCCGGTGCGCGTCGCGGTAGTGTCGCCCCTGTTGCTTTTTTTGATAGCTTAGCTATTTTGCATGAAATGCGTCTATTCAAGTCAGAATTAGAAATTGAATTGCTCTCTGAGGCGGCTGAAATCAGTGCTTCTGGCCATATTCGTGCGATGCAGAGCTGCCATCCCGGTATGTGGGAATATCAATTACAGGCAGAAATCGAGCATGAGTTTGCCATGCAGGGGTCACCGCAACAATCTTATAATAGTATTGTGGCTGGCGGGCACCATGCCTGTGTTTTGCACTACACCGAAAATAATAAGCAGCTACATAATGGCGATTTAGTGTTGATTGATGCTGGCGCAGAATATCAAAATTATGCGGGTGATATTACCCGTACTTTTCCTGTTAATGGTGTTTTTTCTGAACAACAAGCGACGCTTTATCAACTTGTATTAGATACGCAAATTAGCGCAATTAGTCAGCTTAAACCTGGCGTGGCGATGGCCGATGTTAACAAGCATGCGATTCGATTGTTGGTGGATGGTTTGCTTGAACTGGGATTATTACAGGGTGAAAGTGAGCAACTGATTAAAGATGAGGCCTATAAAGCTTTCTATATGCACGGTATCGGTCATTATATTGGCTTGGATGTCCATGATGTTGGCAGTTATGGCTCCTTAGAAGCCCCACGTCCACTTGAGGCGGGGATGGTCGTTACCATCGAGCCGGGACTCTATGTTAGTCTTGATGCTGAAGTTGATGATTGCTGGAAAGGAATAGGCATTCGTATTGAGGATGATGTGTTAATTACCGCACATGGTGCGCAAGTATTAACGGCGAGCGTACCTAAGGATATTAACGAAATTGAAGCCTTGATGGCCGCTAATAAAAAAGGTAAAAAATAG
- the ubiH gene encoding 2-octaprenyl-6-methoxyphenyl hydroxylase, whose translation MQASTELDYDIVIVGAGMVGCLLTYAILKSSPTVRIALVDENPARAVTGKHPGFDARSIALSAGSVELLEKLGLWAELRVNAQAIDDIHISDRGGCGMVDLCSVDSQLGKHKQSFGFVVELQDVGAVIDKQLARYTELTRLYDSRLQAIEKYTDKTTCQFENGPLLSCQLVVASDGGDSMTRGLLGIAAQHSDYHCSAIIANLRCSEPHHNKAFERFTEFGPIALLPLRDNRYSLVWSVANVDVDRLSALNDADFLAELQQAFGYRAGIFREVGKRDIYPLTLIQTTKAVTHRGVCVGNAAHSLHPVMGQGFNLGMRDIYVLARVIAELDNNEQIGRFTMLNHYWLARERDHKKTIAMTDSIVRVFANSSLPFIIGRNIALQAMSAIPSLSMPIVKQAKGQFNLFSRDHNA comes from the coding sequence ATGCAGGCATCGACTGAACTTGATTACGATATTGTTATTGTTGGTGCCGGTATGGTTGGCTGTTTGCTTACCTATGCTATTTTAAAAAGCTCACCAACGGTGCGTATTGCTTTAGTTGATGAAAACCCTGCTCGTGCCGTTACGGGTAAACACCCCGGATTTGATGCCCGTAGTATCGCCTTAAGTGCAGGGAGTGTTGAGTTGCTTGAAAAGCTTGGCTTGTGGGCTGAGTTGCGTGTTAATGCGCAGGCCATTGATGATATACATATCTCCGATCGCGGAGGTTGTGGCATGGTTGATTTGTGTAGCGTCGACAGTCAGTTAGGGAAACACAAACAATCCTTTGGTTTTGTGGTTGAGTTGCAGGATGTTGGTGCCGTTATTGATAAACAGCTCGCACGTTATACAGAGTTAACACGTCTGTATGATAGCCGTTTACAGGCAATAGAAAAATATACGGATAAAACGACTTGCCAGTTTGAAAATGGTCCGTTATTAAGTTGCCAATTGGTTGTTGCGTCGGATGGTGGCGATAGTATGACGCGTGGGCTACTCGGTATTGCCGCGCAACATTCAGATTATCACTGCAGTGCGATTATTGCCAATCTGCGCTGTAGCGAACCTCATCACAATAAAGCCTTTGAACGTTTCACTGAATTCGGTCCCATTGCATTGTTACCGCTTCGAGACAATCGTTATTCCTTAGTTTGGTCCGTGGCGAATGTCGATGTAGATAGATTGTCTGCACTAAATGATGCTGATTTTTTAGCTGAGTTACAACAGGCATTTGGTTATCGAGCGGGTATTTTTAGGGAGGTGGGTAAACGTGATATTTATCCACTGACCTTGATCCAAACAACTAAAGCGGTCACTCATCGCGGAGTCTGTGTCGGTAATGCCGCGCACAGCTTACACCCCGTTATGGGGCAAGGTTTTAATCTGGGAATGCGTGATATTTATGTATTGGCTCGCGTTATTGCCGAACTAGATAATAATGAGCAAATTGGTCGTTTTACCATGCTTAATCACTATTGGTTAGCACGAGAAAGAGATCATAAAAAAACCATTGCGATGACGGATTCGATAGTGCGGGTGTTTGCAAATAGCAGCTTGCCATTTATTATCGGCCGTAACATAGCACTGCAAGCAATGAGTGCTATTCCTTCATTATCAATGCCTATTGTGAAACAAGCAAAAGGGCAATTTAATTTATTTAGTCGAGACCACAACGCATGA
- a CDS encoding FAD-dependent monooxygenase, producing the protein MMQSYDLAIVGGGIVGLTLAASLADSSISIALIEAHNDQPLTIEPSNRVSAISYASRAIFEKIGIWQQIDPQRVTAYDSMHVWEKDSFAKIDFNAQQVDCCELGYIIENNQIQAALLQFVKKQHNVTLYAPDQLTNIAMGEGEAWLTLKSANTLTCKLIVGADGANSWLRKKMDIPLVHWDYNHHALVATVKTELPHAHCARQIFTSEGPLAFLPLFEQNICSIVWSVPPEKAQHLLTLPAEEFNKALTRTFDNQLGSCTLQGDIGNYPLTMRYARDFAQHRVALIGDAAHTIHPLAGQGVNLGLLDALSLQQIILQNSAEQKDIGAYANLRFFERWRKTEATEMIASMELLKRLFQGNNPLQQLLRDVALVVTDKATPLKKQFIKQAMGLSGELPRVIKP; encoded by the coding sequence ATGATGCAATCCTATGATTTAGCGATAGTCGGAGGGGGCATCGTTGGGCTAACGTTAGCGGCATCCCTTGCCGATAGTTCAATATCAATAGCCCTAATTGAAGCGCATAATGACCAACCATTAACGATTGAACCGAGTAATCGAGTGAGTGCGATTAGTTATGCTAGCCGTGCTATTTTCGAAAAAATTGGAATTTGGCAACAAATTGATCCGCAACGTGTGACCGCCTATGACAGCATGCATGTCTGGGAGAAGGATAGCTTTGCAAAAATAGACTTTAATGCGCAGCAAGTTGATTGCTGTGAGCTTGGCTACATTATTGAAAATAATCAAATTCAAGCAGCATTATTACAATTCGTAAAAAAACAGCATAACGTTACCCTATATGCCCCCGATCAACTAACCAATATTGCGATGGGAGAAGGGGAAGCTTGGCTAACCTTAAAAAGTGCCAATACCTTAACCTGCAAATTAATTGTCGGAGCCGATGGTGCAAATTCATGGTTACGTAAAAAAATGGATATTCCGCTCGTTCACTGGGATTATAATCACCATGCCTTAGTCGCGACGGTGAAAACAGAGTTACCCCATGCTCATTGTGCTCGGCAGATATTCACCTCTGAAGGGCCGTTGGCATTTTTACCGCTTTTTGAGCAAAATATCTGCTCTATCGTCTGGTCGGTCCCGCCAGAAAAGGCGCAACATTTGTTAACACTGCCAGCTGAGGAGTTTAATAAGGCGTTAACTCGAACCTTTGATAACCAGCTCGGCAGTTGCACATTGCAGGGTGACATCGGCAATTATCCCTTGACCATGCGCTATGCTCGTGATTTTGCGCAACATCGCGTGGCACTCATTGGTGATGCTGCACATACCATTCACCCACTCGCGGGACAAGGCGTCAATTTAGGTTTGCTTGATGCATTGAGTTTGCAGCAAATTATTTTACAGAATAGTGCCGAGCAAAAAGATATTGGTGCGTACGCGAATCTACGCTTTTTTGAGCGTTGGCGCAAAACCGAGGCAACAGAGATGATTGCTTCGATGGAGTTATTAAAACGGTTATTTCAGGGGAATAATCCGTTACAACAGTTATTACGTGATGTCGCTTTAGTCGTGACTGATAAGGCAACGCCACTTAAAAAACAATTTATAAAACAAGCGATGGGGTTAAGTGGTGAATTGCCTCGGGTGATTAAGCCTTAA
- the fabV gene encoding enoyl-ACP reductase FabV yields the protein MIIKPKIRGFICTTTHPVGCEKNIQTQIEYTKQQGKIANGPKRVLVIGSSAGYGMSSRIAAAYGSDAATIGVFFEKPATDKKPGSAGWYNSAAFEKQAKADGLYAKSVNGDAFSHEVKAKVIELIKADLGQIDAVIYSVAAPVRKLPDTGEIVRSSLKPIGETYVSTAIDTNKDCIIEASVEPATAEEVANTVTVMGGQDWELWLNALAEAGVLAEGVKTVAYSYIGTELTWPIYWDGALGQAKVDLDRAATAIQAQLASLQGEAYVAVQKSVVTQASSAIPVMPLYISMVFKIMKEKGLHEGCMEQIYRLFNTRLYREDSHAAETDDMRRLRLDDWELRDDVQQACKDLWPQITTENLFELTDYKEYKEEFLQLFGFGVDGVDYDADVDTLVEFDCLTA from the coding sequence ATGATCATTAAACCAAAAATTCGTGGCTTTATTTGTACAACGACTCACCCAGTGGGTTGTGAAAAGAATATTCAAACACAAATTGAATACACTAAACAACAGGGCAAAATTGCAAATGGTCCTAAGCGTGTATTAGTGATTGGCTCTTCTGCTGGTTACGGGATGTCCTCTCGTATTGCAGCTGCATATGGCTCTGATGCTGCCACTATTGGTGTGTTTTTTGAAAAACCTGCAACGGATAAGAAACCCGGCTCTGCAGGCTGGTACAACAGTGCTGCCTTTGAAAAACAAGCGAAAGCAGATGGCCTGTATGCGAAAAGCGTTAATGGCGATGCCTTCTCTCATGAAGTGAAAGCAAAAGTGATTGAATTGATCAAAGCAGATCTTGGTCAAATTGATGCAGTCATCTATTCCGTTGCTGCACCCGTACGTAAATTACCTGATACGGGTGAGATCGTTCGTTCAAGCTTAAAACCTATTGGTGAAACCTATGTATCAACGGCGATTGATACCAATAAAGATTGCATTATTGAAGCTTCCGTTGAACCTGCAACCGCAGAAGAAGTTGCTAACACGGTTACCGTTATGGGCGGACAAGATTGGGAACTTTGGTTAAATGCATTGGCAGAAGCTGGCGTATTGGCAGAAGGCGTTAAAACCGTTGCTTATTCATACATTGGTACCGAGTTAACTTGGCCTATCTATTGGGATGGCGCTTTAGGACAGGCGAAAGTCGATTTAGATCGTGCTGCAACCGCTATTCAAGCGCAACTCGCATCATTGCAAGGCGAAGCCTATGTGGCAGTACAAAAAAGTGTTGTAACGCAAGCAAGTTCAGCAATTCCAGTTATGCCGTTATATATCTCCATGGTCTTTAAGATCATGAAAGAGAAAGGGCTGCATGAAGGTTGTATGGAGCAAATTTATCGTCTATTCAATACACGTCTTTACCGAGAAGATAGTCATGCAGCAGAAACCGATGATATGCGCCGTTTGCGTTTAGATGATTGGGAATTGCGTGATGATGTACAACAAGCATGTAAAGATTTGTGGCCGCAAATAACCACAGAAAATCTATTTGAATTAACGGATTACAAAGAATATAAAGAAGAGTTTTTACAACTATTTGGTTTTGGCGTAGATGGGGTTGATTACGACGCCGATGTTGACACCTTAGTTGAGTTTGATTGCCTAACAGCTTAA